The proteins below come from a single Saccharopolyspora sp. SCSIO 74807 genomic window:
- a CDS encoding Dps family protein, with product MGDKSKAPVTSPLGDAEQDITGKALQGTLLDMIDLHLVAKQAHWNVVGRSFRTVHLQLDELVSAARGFADDVAERAASLGVPPDGRASTVAEGSGVPTFEKGWRQDRDVIEAVVESLEKIIRRMRGRIDETDKTDLVTQDMLISIAQELEKTHWMWQAQLAEA from the coding sequence ATGGGCGACAAGTCGAAGGCTCCGGTCACGAGCCCGCTGGGCGATGCGGAGCAGGACATCACCGGCAAGGCGCTGCAAGGCACCCTGCTCGACATGATCGACCTGCACCTGGTCGCCAAGCAGGCGCACTGGAACGTCGTCGGCCGGTCGTTCCGCACCGTGCACCTCCAGCTGGACGAGCTGGTCAGCGCCGCGCGCGGATTCGCCGACGACGTCGCGGAACGGGCCGCTTCGCTCGGCGTCCCGCCGGACGGGCGCGCCTCCACGGTCGCCGAGGGTTCCGGCGTGCCCACCTTCGAGAAGGGCTGGCGCCAGGACCGCGACGTGATCGAGGCGGTCGTCGAGTCGCTGGAGAAGATCATCCGGCGGATGCGCGGCCGGATCGACGAGACCGACAAGACGGACCTGGTCACCCAGGACATGCTGATCAGCATCGCGCAGGAGCTGGAGAAGACGCACTGGATGTGGCAGGCCCAGCTCGCCGAAGCCTGA
- a CDS encoding NADPH-dependent FMN reductase: MTVTVVGLGGSMRPGSQSERAMHVVLAGAQAAGAKVQAIGGDDLVLPFYDPEDPQRVPAAGQLVRALRTADGVVLASPGYHGTISGLMKNALDYVEDLRGDDPPYLDGRAVGCVGTAYGWQATVSTLHALRSVVHALRGWPTPLGAAVNSTETRFGPDGECSDAKVAETLRTIGEQVVEFAQRHR, encoded by the coding sequence ATGACGGTGACCGTGGTGGGCCTCGGCGGCTCGATGCGACCGGGTTCGCAGTCCGAGCGGGCGATGCACGTCGTGCTCGCAGGCGCCCAGGCGGCCGGCGCGAAGGTGCAGGCGATCGGCGGCGACGACCTGGTGCTGCCGTTCTACGACCCGGAGGACCCGCAGCGCGTTCCCGCGGCCGGACAGCTGGTGCGGGCGTTGCGCACCGCGGACGGCGTCGTGCTGGCCTCGCCCGGTTACCACGGCACGATCTCCGGGCTGATGAAGAACGCGCTGGACTACGTCGAGGACCTGCGCGGCGACGATCCGCCCTACCTGGACGGACGGGCCGTCGGCTGCGTCGGAACCGCCTACGGCTGGCAGGCAACCGTGAGCACATTGCACGCGTTGCGGTCGGTGGTGCACGCGTTGCGCGGGTGGCCTACGCCGCTGGGCGCCGCGGTGAACTCCACCGAGACCCGCTTCGGCCCGGACGGCGAGTGCTCCGACGCGAAGGTCGCCGAAACCCTGCGCACCATCGGTGAACAGGTCGTCGAGTTCGCGCAGCGGCACCGCTGA
- a CDS encoding NADH:flavin oxidoreductase/NADH oxidase: MSHLFEPLKLRDVAIPNRVWVSPMCQYSAIDGVPGDWHFVHLGQFATGGAGLVMAEASAVAPEGRISPADAGLWNDEQATAWRRITDFLHQQGSTAAVQLAHAGRKASTEAPWDGGASVPESAGGWRTISSTDAAFGELAAPRALTEAEVAALPEQFAASARRAEAAGFDAVELHFAHGYLAHQFYSPLINDRTDRYGGDFAGRVRAPLEIVDAVRAVWPQERPLLVRISATDWVDGGWTGDDSVRLAKLLAERGVDLVDASTGGAVPDARIPVGAGYQVRFARQVRAEAGVPTGAVGLITSPEQAEEVVSSGSADAVLLARELLRDPHWPLHAADRLHADNIWPRQYGRARRA, from the coding sequence ATGAGTCACCTGTTCGAGCCGCTGAAGCTGCGCGATGTCGCCATCCCCAACCGGGTGTGGGTCTCGCCCATGTGCCAGTACTCCGCGATCGACGGCGTGCCCGGCGATTGGCACTTCGTCCACCTCGGCCAGTTCGCCACCGGCGGTGCGGGCCTGGTCATGGCCGAGGCCAGCGCGGTCGCGCCGGAAGGCCGGATCAGCCCCGCCGACGCCGGGTTGTGGAACGACGAGCAGGCCACCGCGTGGCGGCGGATCACCGACTTCCTGCACCAGCAGGGCTCGACGGCCGCCGTCCAGCTCGCGCACGCGGGACGCAAAGCTTCCACGGAGGCTCCGTGGGACGGCGGCGCGAGCGTTCCCGAATCAGCGGGCGGCTGGCGCACGATCAGCTCCACCGACGCCGCCTTCGGCGAGCTGGCCGCTCCGCGGGCGTTGACCGAGGCGGAGGTCGCGGCGCTGCCCGAGCAGTTCGCCGCCTCCGCCCGCCGCGCCGAAGCCGCCGGGTTCGACGCGGTGGAGCTGCACTTCGCGCACGGCTACCTGGCGCATCAGTTCTACTCACCGCTGATCAACGACCGCACCGACCGCTACGGCGGCGACTTCGCCGGCCGGGTGCGGGCGCCGCTGGAGATCGTGGACGCGGTGCGCGCGGTGTGGCCGCAGGAGCGGCCGCTGCTGGTGCGGATCTCCGCGACCGACTGGGTGGACGGCGGCTGGACCGGCGACGATTCGGTGCGGCTGGCGAAACTGCTGGCCGAGCGGGGTGTGGACCTCGTCGACGCCTCGACCGGCGGCGCGGTGCCGGACGCCCGGATTCCCGTCGGTGCGGGTTACCAGGTCCGGTTCGCCCGCCAGGTCCGCGCGGAGGCCGGAGTGCCGACCGGCGCGGTCGGCCTGATCACCTCGCCGGAGCAGGCCGAGGAGGTCGTCTCCTCCGGCTCGGCGGACGCGGTCCTGCTGGCGCGGGAACTGCTGCGCGACCCGCACTGGCCGTTGCACGCCGCGGACCGGCTGCACGCGGACAACATCTGGCCTCGCCAGTACGGGCGCGCCCGCCGCGCCTGA
- a CDS encoding alpha/beta hydrolase — MSIATAALSSAPATRVLGAGLHTVFALPRPIRRAIAGTPLRMDGQELALDAQLLLKMQKLTGSTQLSAPTAQLARAMMTKSHGIVERTEISGVSVGDRRIPTPSGELAARLYRPQHVHDPSGLLVFFHGGGWVVGDLDTHDDLCRYLAKNAGTRVLSVDYRLAPEHPFPAAFDDAMASWRYAVDKATELGTRPEWIAVGGDSAGGNLAASVAYQATREGGTKPAFQLLLYPAVDATVRRRSREVFGDLNLILSDADMTWFLDQYVPEMDRRADVRLSVLLAEDLAGLPPAHVVTAGFDPLRDEGEEYARRLTEAGVPVVARRFDDLVHGFANLRQAGTRFNEACSEIAGTLRAGLALGEPVDSVP; from the coding sequence ATGTCGATAGCCACCGCCGCGCTCAGCTCCGCCCCGGCCACCCGCGTGCTGGGAGCCGGGTTGCACACCGTGTTCGCGCTGCCGCGCCCGATCCGCCGGGCCATCGCGGGCACGCCGCTGCGGATGGACGGGCAAGAGCTGGCGCTGGACGCGCAACTGCTGCTGAAGATGCAGAAGCTCACCGGAAGCACCCAGCTGTCCGCGCCGACCGCGCAGCTCGCACGCGCGATGATGACCAAGTCGCACGGGATCGTGGAACGCACCGAGATCAGCGGTGTCTCGGTGGGCGACCGGCGCATCCCCACGCCTTCCGGCGAACTCGCAGCCCGGCTGTACCGGCCGCAGCACGTGCACGACCCGAGCGGGCTGCTGGTGTTCTTCCACGGCGGCGGCTGGGTCGTCGGCGACCTGGACACCCACGACGACCTGTGCCGATACCTCGCCAAGAACGCCGGAACGCGGGTGCTGTCGGTGGACTACCGGCTCGCGCCCGAGCACCCGTTCCCCGCCGCGTTCGACGACGCGATGGCGTCCTGGCGGTACGCGGTGGACAAGGCGACCGAACTCGGCACCCGGCCGGAGTGGATCGCCGTCGGCGGGGACAGCGCGGGCGGGAACCTCGCCGCGTCCGTGGCCTACCAGGCCACCCGCGAAGGCGGGACGAAACCGGCATTCCAGCTGCTGCTGTACCCGGCGGTGGACGCAACGGTCCGCAGGCGTTCCCGCGAGGTGTTCGGTGATTTGAACCTGATCCTCAGCGACGCCGACATGACCTGGTTCCTGGACCAGTACGTGCCGGAGATGGACCGGCGCGCCGACGTGCGGCTGTCGGTGCTGCTGGCCGAAGACCTCGCCGGGCTGCCGCCCGCGCACGTGGTCACCGCCGGGTTCGACCCGCTGCGGGACGAAGGCGAGGAGTACGCGCGGCGGCTCACCGAAGCCGGCGTCCCGGTCGTCGCGCGCCGGTTCGACGACCTCGTGCACGGATTCGCGAACCTGCGCCAAGCCGGGACGCGGTTCAACGAGGCGTGCAGCGAGATCGCCGGGACGCTGCGAGCCGGACTCGCGCTGGGCGAGCCGGTCGACTCCGTTCCCTGA